Sequence from the Leptospira neocaledonica genome:
TCTGTATTGCAAACATATGGATAAATGATCAAATCTTTCGGAGATAAAGAGACTGAAAAGATCTTTCACCAAGAATTTTCAAAGAAAATACCTCCGGAAATACAAAGTAGGGCATTAATCAAACTTCTCATTTTGGAAAATGCTGAAAAAGAAGAGGATTTAAAGAGCCCTCCAGCTAATAGATTTGAACATTTAAAAGGGACCTTAAAGAATTATTGTTCTATCAGGATAAATGACCAGTGGAGAATTACATTCAAATTCTCTGAGGGAAATTGCTTTGACGTCTCTATAATTGATTATCATTGAGAGAGGATCTATTATGAAAACGAAAAGAATTCCTACACCAACAGTCTCTCAAATCCTTAGAGAGGAGTTTTTGGATCCGTTAGAAGTAACACCATATAGACTTGCAAAAGAACTACATGTTTCAACCTCTACAGTATT
This genomic interval carries:
- a CDS encoding type II toxin-antitoxin system RelE/ParE family toxin, with amino-acid sequence MIKSFGDKETEKIFHQEFSKKIPPEIQSRALIKLLILENAEKEEDLKSPPANRFEHLKGTLKNYCSIRINDQWRITFKFSEGNCFDVSIIDYH